In one window of Ovis aries strain OAR_USU_Benz2616 breed Rambouillet chromosome 5, ARS-UI_Ramb_v3.0, whole genome shotgun sequence DNA:
- the SHROOM1 gene encoding protein Shroom1 encodes MEALGPGGGRTSPASSTRSLDSRRLSAPTDSAYSSLSAASGGPEPPETPAPSPSPGTQQLPYLDWDYVRVVWSGPAPAARLRTSLQPRPAAATRSGPRAPEKGTPGPLSRQTTPLLYALAAEAEAAARAAEPPSPPASRAAYRQRLQGAQRRVLRETSFQRKELRMSLPSRLRPAAPARPSAEHPRSASLSHPAGELEPAHSGAPTQQRKWCFSEPGKLDRMGRGAGLARQCSGEACSSSGFIGPEPREWQQRTLAEFEGHQIRWLPATQPPSIEDPKPRSLKLGSAYRPASSGSRSASREVLAPWGSPEGVMPIAQAVPQGAETPRPPLQNKLNRFLNQKEASEVCLAEGPHSSPSDCEQRGSENCVVSVRLPSLPDDEVFLEEAPLVRARSPADSQTPLGLPTCVHVSDQDYGAGLSQRTDQAIIPAEQPLHENPETAGEDECWQGLNSSVNVSRPTCCSPAEAANGDILTFDPTGLLTTVPPTAAETDLKPFPGDTLGPPDNDTPGPPDHSALAWGPGEPGPQSTWASPRLEELVQELARLDPSQNDTFTSYPSPEPSLGLLDGLIPLAEVWAAMRPACREAGEEAAGNSEPGSYLLNSTRHLPNSQEETRPENLTTHVVPDQPCDQGALKPNNSIQAKKAELADLLQKMLRDLQAEQKQLQGAAQAWARRGAALEAAVGQACAPHELERFSRFMADLERVLGLLLLLGSRLARVHRALARAGADSDPEEQASLLQRLGLLQRQEKDAKELKQHVARRERALRELLARALPAEELSAYRTLLAGKAAVLAQQRSLEERVRLIQDQLDAVRNDLGRPSPPRPAFPSGTHPPDKPPFPPPLI; translated from the exons ATGGAGGCCCTGGGTCCCGGAGGTGGCCGCACCTCCCCGGCCTCGTCCACTCGTAGCCTGGACTCGCGGCGGTTGTCCGCGCCCACCGACTCGGCCTACAGCTCTCTCTCCGCCGCCTCAGGAGGTCCTGAGCCTCCTGAAACTCCTGCGCCGTCGCCTTCGCCGGGGACCCAGCAACTTCCCTACCTGGACTGGGACTACGTGCGCGTGGTGTGGAGCGGCCCGGCCCCCGCCGCCAGGCTTCGCACTTCCCTGCAGCCCCGGCCCGCGGCCGCCACACGCAGTGGGCCTCGTGCCCCCGAAAAGGGGACCCCGGGACCGCTCAGCCGCCAGACCACCCCGCTGCTGTACGCGCTGGCGGCCGAGGCTGAGGCCGCGGCGCGGGCAGCCGAGCCGCCCAGCCCGCCGGCTTCGCGGGCCGCCTACCGCCAGCGGCTGCAGGGCGCTCAGCGGCGAGTGCTCCGGGAGACGTCCTTCCAGCGCAAGGAGCTCCGCATGAGCCTGCCCTCCCGCCTGCGGCCCGCGGCCCCCGCGCGGCCCTCTGCCGAGCACCCGCGCTCCGCCTCGCTCAGCCACCCGGCCGGGGAACTAGAGCCGGCGCACTCAGGGGCTCCCACCCAGCAGCGGAAGTGGTGCTTCTCAGAGCCAGGGAAACTGGATCGCATGGGTAGGGGCGCTGGGTTGGCGAGGCAATGCTCCGGAGAGGCCTGCTCCAGCTCTGGCTTCATTGGGCCGGAGCCTCGGGAATGGCAGCAGAGGACACTGGCTGAGTTTGAAGGTCACCAGATCAGATGGCTGCCTGCGACCCAGCCCCCAAGCATAGAGGACCCAAAACCTCGGTCCTTGAAGCTTGGCAGTGCCTACAGGCCCGCCTCCAGTGGGAGTCGGAGTGCTTCCAGGGAAGTCTTGGCCCCCTGGGGAAGTCCAGAAGGTGTCATGCCCATTGCCCAG GCTGTTCCCCAAGGAGCAGAAACCCCTAGACCACCGTTGCAGAACAAACTTAACAG GTTCCTGAATCAGAAGGAAGCTTCAGAAGTGTGTCTTGCAGAGGGACCCCACAGCAGTCCCTCTGACTGTGAGCAGAGGGGCTCAGAGAACTGTGTTGTGTCTGTTCGGCTCCCATCCCTTCCTGATGATGAAGTTTTCCTGGAAGAAGCCCCCCTGGTCAGAGCAAGATCACCTGCAGACTCCCAGACTCCCCTGGGGCTCCCAACCTG TGTCCATGTCTCTGACCAGGACTACGGAGCTGGCTTGAGTCAAAGGACTGACCAAGCTATAATCCCCGCAGAGCAGCCCCTCCATGAGAACCCAGAAACTGCAGGGGAGGATGAGTGTTGGCAGGGGTTAAACAGCTCTGTGAATGTTTCCAGGCCTACATGCTGTAGCCCTGCTGAGGCTGCAAATGGTGACATCCTTACATTTGACCCCACTGGACTGCTGACCACTGTTCCCCCCACAGCTGCAGAGACTGACCTGAAACCTTTCCCAGGTGATACCCTGGGACCTCCAGACAATGATACCCCAGGGCCCCCTGACCACAGTGCCCTGGCTTGGGGCCCTGGGGAGCCTGGTCCTCAGTCAACATGGGCCAGTCCACGCCTCGAGGAGCTGGTTCAGGAGCTGGCCAGATTGGATCCCTCTCAGAATGACACTTTCACTTCCTATCCCAGCCCAGAGCCATCCCTGGGCCTGCTAGATGGACTGATTCCTTTAGCTGAGGTCTGGGCTGCAATGAGACCAGCCTGtagggaggctggagaggaggcTGCTGGTAATTCTGAGCCAGG GTCCTATCTACTTAACTCCACCCGGCACCTGCCAAATTCTCAGGAGGAGACAAGGCCTGAAAACCTTACCACCCACGTTGTGCCTGACCAACCATGTGACCAGGGTGCATTAAAGCCAAATAACAGCATCCAAGCCAAGAAA GCAGAGCTGGCAGACCTCCTCCAAAAGATGCTAAGGGACCTTCAGGCCGAGCAGAAGCAGCTGCAGGGAGCGGCCCAGGCTTGGGCCAGGCGCGGAGCTGCTTTGGAGGCCGCTGTCGGCCAGGCCTGTGCACCCCACGAGCTGGAGCGGTTCAGCCGGTTCATGGCCGACCTAGAGCGCGTGCTTGGCCTCCTGCTGTTGCTGGGCAGTCGCCTGGCCCGCGTGCACCGCGCCCTGGCCCGGGCGGGTGCAGACAGCGACCCTGAAGAGCAG GCCTCTCTGCTGCAGCGACTGGGGCTCCTGCAGCGGCAGGAGAAAGATGCTAAGGAGCTGAAGCAGCACGTGGCGCGGCGGGAGCGAGCCCTACGCGAGCTGCTGGCGCGCGCACTGCCCGCAGAGGAGCTGAGCGCCTACCGCACCCTGTTGGCCGGCAAGGCCGCCGTCCTGGCCCAGCAGCGCAGCTTGGAAGAGCGGGTCCGCCTTATTCAGGACCAACTGGACGCAGTCAGGAACGACCTTGGCCGTCCCTCGCCTCCCAGGCCGGCTTTCCCCTCAGGGACCCATCCTCCGGATAAACcacccttcccccctcccctcatCTAG